Part of the Leptotrichia massiliensis genome, TCGCAATAAAGGCTGGACACTATGTAAATTCAAGATTAACTGAGATGATTGCGAAAAAATATTTATAAAAAATATAAAAATTGCTTGTAATTTGGATAAAAATCAAATATAATGTAGGTATAAAATTTTGAGAATAGTTGAAATAAATAAAAATATAAATTCAGGAGGAATAAAAAATATGGCAGCAAATGAAACAATTATGAGTGTAGAGGATATTATGAAAATATTGCCACATAGATATCCGTTTTTGCTAGTAGATAAAGTTATCGAAAAAAATGGTACTGACTCTTTGGTAGCAATAAAAAATGTTACAATGAACGAAGAATTTTTCCAAGGGCATTTTCCTGGAAAACCAGTAATGCCAGGAGTTTTACAAATAGAAGCGTTGGCACAAGCTGTAGGATTGTTAATGTTGGAACCAGGTAAAATACCTTTATTTATGTCAATTGACAAATGTAAATTTAGAAGAGGTGTTGTTCCAGGAGACCAATTAAGATTAGAAGTAGAGAAAATAAAGGTAAAAAGTAACGTAATAGTCGCACGTGGAAGATGTGTTGTTGACGGTACAGTCGTAAGTGAAGCTGACTTAAAATTTTCAGTACAGGATTTATAATTAGATAATACTCAAACTACTTTAAAATTGGACTTTTTAAAATGAAATAAAACTGTTATTTGAGTAGCATAAAAGTTTATAAGTTCGATTTTTTAGTAGTTCTATTTAACTTTAAAATTCAAATTTTAAGTAATTCAAAATAAAAGAATGAGGTATGATAATTATGAGTTTAAATATACATCCAACGGCGATTGTTGATCCAAATGCTAAACTTGGAGAAAATGTAAAGATAGGTCCTTACTCGATTATAGGACCAGAAGTAATAATTGGAAATGGAACTGTTGTAGAATCACATGTTGTAATTGAAGGAGAAACGATTATTGGTGAGAATAATTATATTTTTTCTTTTGCTTCGATAGGTAAAGATCCACAAGATTTGAAGTTTGCTGGAGAAAAAACTAGAGTTGTTATTGGAAATAACAATAAAATTCGTGAATTTGTCACAATTCACCGTGGAACTACTGATAAATATGAGACAAGAATTGGAAATAATACACTTGTAATGGCTTATGTTCACATTGCTCACGATTGCATAATTGGAGATAACTGCGTACTGGCAAATGCTGCTACTTTTGCTGGACATGTGGAAGTGGAAGATTATGCGGTGGTAGGTGGACTTACTGCTGTACATCAGTTTACAAGAGTTGGACGGCACGCTATGATAGGTGGATGTTCGGCTGTAAATCAAGATGTTGTTCCTTATATGCTGTCTGAAGGGAATAAGGCGAGAGCTGTTTATATTAACATTGTAGGGCTTCAACGTAGAGGTTTTTCAGAAGAGCAGATAAAAAGGCTAAGAGAATTGTATAAAATTATATTTAAGAAAAAGTTGAAACTGGAAGAAGCACTTCAAATTGTTGAACGTGATTATGGACAGTATGAAGAAGCACAAAATCTTGTTAATTTTATACGAAAAAGTAAAAGAGGTATAACAAGATAAAAATCAAAACTTAAAATGTAAAATTTCTCAAAATAATTGATATTTTATTTTGAGTTAATTTTTTAATATAGATATTTTTTTAAGAGGAAAAAATGATAATGGAAAAAGTAGGTTTGATTGCAGGAAATGGGAAATTACCTGAATTATTTTTGAATCAATGTATTTTAAAGGGGATTGAGCCGTTTTCGGTTTATCTATTTGAAAGTGTGGAAGAAAGCATAAAAGAGCATAAAAATTCTGTAAAATATAGTGTTGCTCAAGTTGGGAAAATAATCTCACATTTTAAGAAAAATAGAATAACTCACTTAATAATGCTTGGGAAAGTCGAAAAAAATCTGATTTTTTCAAATTTAAAATTTGATTTGACGGCAACTAAGATATTATTGTCTACAAAAAATAAAAAAGATAAAAATATTTTAAAGGCAATAATTAATTACATTGAATCAGAAAATATTGAAGTTTTGCCACAAAATTATCTGATGGACGAATATATTGCAGGAAATGAAACATATACAAAAGTTTTACCAAGTAAAAATGAGGAAAAAACAATAGAAATTGGAATTGAGGCGGCACGAATGCTTACCGACATTGATGCAGGGCAGACTGTTGTTGTAAAAGATGAATCTGTTATCGCATTGGAAGGTGTGGAAGGTACTGATAAGGCAATTTTGCGTGGTGGAGAACTGGCTGGGAAAAACTGCATTGTAGTAAAAATGGCAAGACGTAATCAGGATTATCGTATAGATATTCCAACGATTGGTCTGGAAACGATAAAAAAAGTTGTGGAAATTAATGGACGTGGGATTGTAATTGAAGCTGATAAAATGCTGTTCATTGATAAAGAGGAAGTTATAAAATTTGCAAACAAAAATAAAATTTTTATAAAAGGAATCAAGGTTTAAAAGTTTTTTTAGTAAAACTATTTTTTAAAATTAAACTCAAAAATTGTTATAAATAATGATATTTTGTTTAGTTTTTATTATTAAAATATACTCAAATATCTCTATTTTTATCTACAAAATATATAAGATAGATATTTGAATAATTTATAAAGCAGTTTTAAGTAAGTAAATTAAAGAATATAAAAAAGGCTAAAAAATGAAAAATAATAATGAAAATCATATAATAAAAGAAAAAAATAATGATTTATCAATAGTAAAATCTCAAAAAAAGAAAAAAATCTTTATTTCCTGTGGTGAAATGTCTGGAGATTTACACGCTTCATACATTGTGGAAGAAATGCGAAAAAAAGATAAAAATGTTGAGTTTTTTGGTGTGGTTGGGGATAAATCGATAGAGGCTGGAGTTAAGACAGTAAACCATATTAAGAATAATGATGTTATGGGATTTGTAGAGGCTTTGAAAAAGTATGGCTATTTTAACAAAAAAGCCCATGAATATTTAGAATTTATCAAGAAAAATGGAATAGAAACTGTTATTTTTGTTGATTTTGGCGGATTTAATTTAAAATTTTTTGAATTATTAAAAAAGAAAATTTTGGAAAAAGAACTGCAGAATTTGAGAATGATTTATTATATTCCGCCTAAAGTATGGGCTTGGGGGAAAAAACGGATTGATAAATTAAAAAAATTTGACGATGTTATTGTAATTTTTCCATTTGAAAAGGCATATTATGATAATACTTTGAAAAAGAATGGACCAAAAGGGCTCAAAGTACAGTATTTTGGAAATCCATTTGTTGATAAATATGATTTTTCTGACAAGCTAGGAAAAAAAATATTGTTGCTTCCTGGGAGTAGACGGCAAGAAATTGAAAAATTTTTGCCAGTAGTTATGGAACTGCTTAGAAATGAAAAAGTTAAAAATGAGAAATTTTTAATGAAGCTGGCAAGTAGAGATCATATAAAATATATATGTGATTTTGAGGAAAAACACAAAATTGGTGTTCATAAAATTCCAAATTTGGAAATAACTTTTGATGAAATAAAAAATATTCGTAAAGATTGCAAATATGCAATAGCGACTTCAGGAACAGTAACTTTTGAAATATCGCTTATGGGACTGCCTGTGATTGTAGTTTATAAAACATCTAAAATCAATGCTTTTATTGCAAGAAAGATAGTCAAAATAAAATATATAACGCTTACTAATCTAAATGCAAATAAAGAGATTTTTAAAGAACTGCTGCAGGAAGATTTTTCCGTGGAAAAGTTACTTGAAGAAATGAAAATTATGGAAAAAAATAAAGAAACTATTGTTTCAGAATTGAAAAAAGAAAGAGAGAAACTAGGTAATTTTGGAGTTTTGGGAAAAATTGCTAATTATTTGTTAGAAAATAGAGATTAACTTTACAAAAGGGAAAAAATATGGAAAAAAAACGTGAAGAACTGTTAAAAGGTTCTATTTTGAAATTATTTGTAAAATATTTCATACCAACGCTTATCGGATCTGCGGCAGTTGTTTTATATAATATCGTTGACAGGTTCTTTGTTGGAAAAATTAGCGAAAAGGCACTTGCTGGTGCGGGAATTGCTTTTTATATTGTTATGCTGATTATCGCCTTTTCAATGTTTATTGGAGTTGGAGCTGGAACTATTATTTCAATTCGGCTTGGACAGGGAAAAAAGGGAGAAGCTAAGAAAATATTGGGAAATGCAGTAACATTATTTACTATTTTAGGACTTTCGCTGTATGTACTTTTAATATTGAATATTAACACAGTTTTACGATATTCAGGTGCTAATAACGAGACCTTGCCATATGCAAGAGCTTATCTGGAAATAATATTACTAGCAATCTTGCCCTTATTTTATTCATTTGGATTGACAAATGTTTTAAATGCGGCTGGAGCACCGCGAGTTGCTATGTTTTCAATGCTGATTGGTGCA contains:
- a CDS encoding LpxI family protein — translated: MIMEKVGLIAGNGKLPELFLNQCILKGIEPFSVYLFESVEESIKEHKNSVKYSVAQVGKIISHFKKNRITHLIMLGKVEKNLIFSNLKFDLTATKILLSTKNKKDKNILKAIINYIESENIEVLPQNYLMDEYIAGNETYTKVLPSKNEEKTIEIGIEAARMLTDIDAGQTVVVKDESVIALEGVEGTDKAILRGGELAGKNCIVVKMARRNQDYRIDIPTIGLETIKKVVEINGRGIVIEADKMLFIDKEEVIKFANKNKIFIKGIKV
- the fabZ gene encoding 3-hydroxyacyl-ACP dehydratase FabZ, whose product is MAANETIMSVEDIMKILPHRYPFLLVDKVIEKNGTDSLVAIKNVTMNEEFFQGHFPGKPVMPGVLQIEALAQAVGLLMLEPGKIPLFMSIDKCKFRRGVVPGDQLRLEVEKIKVKSNVIVARGRCVVDGTVVSEADLKFSVQDL
- a CDS encoding lipid-A-disaccharide synthase, which gives rise to MKNNNENHIIKEKNNDLSIVKSQKKKKIFISCGEMSGDLHASYIVEEMRKKDKNVEFFGVVGDKSIEAGVKTVNHIKNNDVMGFVEALKKYGYFNKKAHEYLEFIKKNGIETVIFVDFGGFNLKFFELLKKKILEKELQNLRMIYYIPPKVWAWGKKRIDKLKKFDDVIVIFPFEKAYYDNTLKKNGPKGLKVQYFGNPFVDKYDFSDKLGKKILLLPGSRRQEIEKFLPVVMELLRNEKVKNEKFLMKLASRDHIKYICDFEEKHKIGVHKIPNLEITFDEIKNIRKDCKYAIATSGTVTFEISLMGLPVIVVYKTSKINAFIARKIVKIKYITLTNLNANKEIFKELLQEDFSVEKLLEEMKIMEKNKETIVSELKKEREKLGNFGVLGKIANYLLENRD
- the lpxA gene encoding acyl-ACP--UDP-N-acetylglucosamine O-acyltransferase; its protein translation is MSLNIHPTAIVDPNAKLGENVKIGPYSIIGPEVIIGNGTVVESHVVIEGETIIGENNYIFSFASIGKDPQDLKFAGEKTRVVIGNNNKIREFVTIHRGTTDKYETRIGNNTLVMAYVHIAHDCIIGDNCVLANAATFAGHVEVEDYAVVGGLTAVHQFTRVGRHAMIGGCSAVNQDVVPYMLSEGNKARAVYINIVGLQRRGFSEEQIKRLRELYKIIFKKKLKLEEALQIVERDYGQYEEAQNLVNFIRKSKRGITR